A stretch of the Plasmodium yoelii genome assembly PY17X01, chromosome : API genome encodes the following:
- a CDS encoding apicoplast ribosomal protein L14, whose amino-acid sequence MIYLNSILDVLDNSGILKFKYINALNKSKTIKYGDILIGIVYKLYNNNLYKKSDKCKGILVQYKHFINLKLYYSIKFNKNAVIILNNDLNSVGTKSNSIILKYIKYKPNINIKKLKIKYI is encoded by the coding sequence ATGATATATTTAAATAGTATATTAGATGTTTTAGACAATAGTGGTATATTAAAGTTTAAATATATAAATGCTTTAAATAAATCAAAAACTATAAAATATGGAGATATACTTATTGGTATAGTATATAAATTATATAATAATAATTTATATAAAAAATCAGATAAATGTAAAGGTATTTTAGTTCAATACAAACATTTTATTAATTTAAAATTGTATTATTCAATTAAATTTAATAAAAATGCAGTTATAATTTTAAATAATGATTTAAATTCTGTAGGTACAAAAAGTAATTCAATTATATTAAAATATATAAAATATAAACCTAATATAAATATTAAAAAATTAAAAATTAAATATATTTGA
- a CDS encoding apicoplast ribosomal protein L16 produces MINNIKKTQRGKIKGNFNLKFLKLYWGIISLTSGYLTNKQFETSKFIINKYIKKIGYYNIYIQCIKSMTKKSLKTRMGAGKGPIELYVCKIKKGKLLFEISEVSVDIIYKITKILSYKLNLKLQYIKKIIN; encoded by the coding sequence ATGATTAATAATATAAAAAAAACACAGAGAGGAAAAATAAAAGGTAATTTTAATTTAAAATTTTTGAAATTATATTGGGGTATAATATCTTTGACTTCTGGATATTTAACTAATAAACAGTTTGAAACTTCTAAATTTATAATAAATAAATATATAAAAAAAATAGGTTATTATAATATATATATACAATGTATAAAATCTATGACTAAAAAATCTTTAAAAACTAGAATGGGTGCTGGTAAGGGTCCTATTGAGTTATATGTGTGTAAAATAAAAAAAGGAAAATTATTATTTGAAATTAGTGAGGTTTCTGTGGATATTATTTATAAAATTACAAAAATATTATCATATAAATTAAATTTAAAATTACAGTATATAAAAAAAATAATTAATTAA
- a CDS encoding apicoplast ribosomal protein S8: protein MILRLLNKIKYNFKLDKNFILYKFNKIIYYLIILLYNYNYILKFYIIVINNRYYIFIILNKYKKIMYLKTYIKYNQLFYINYNKLISFIKLNKYFKGLLIIYSCKYKFITHILSLKYKIGGILICYIF, encoded by the coding sequence ATGATATTAAGATTGTTAAATAAAATAAAATATAATTTTAAGTTAGATAAAAATTTTATATTGTATAAATTTAATAAAATTATTTATTATTTAATTATATTATTATATAATTATAATTATATATTAAAATTTTATATTATTGTTATAAATAATAGATATTATATTTTTATAATTTTAAATAAATATAAAAAAATTATGTATTTAAAAACATATATAAAATATAATCAATTATTTTATATAAATTATAATAAATTAATATCTTTTATAAAATTAAATAAATATTTTAAAGGTTTATTAATAATATATTCATGTAAATATAAATTTATTACACATATATTATCATTAAAATATAAAATTGGTGGTATTTTAATATGTTATATTTTTTAA
- a CDS encoding apicoplast ribosomal protein S17 codes for MMIKIGYVIKKICDNIKIICISYYKYSYIYKKLLLCNKYIKVYDKRNEIIINDYVLIKYYKKSKFCNNKIIKIL; via the coding sequence ATGATGATAAAAATAGGATATGTGATAAAAAAAATATGTGATAATATAAAAATAATTTGTATTTCTTATTATAAATATTCTTATATATATAAAAAATTATTATTATGTAATAAATATATAAAAGTATATGATAAAAGAAATGAAATTATAATAAATGATTATGTATTAATTAAATATTATAAAAAAAGTAAATTTTGTAATAATAAAATAATAAAAATTTTATGA
- a CDS encoding apicoplast ribosomal protein L6, translating to MLNYKKYIFFYNNNINKNNIYYYLVLDKKFFNYIYILYNNKNKNIINYIYILNNIYILFLNNNLFYLLNKIYKYNFYNIYTINNNIFKLVLTVIGINYKFYYLKKYNILIFKLKYNHKIIIKLPNIVLCNIYVNKNMIELCSYNLFILNSIGKLINSFQFINKYKELGIKLSN from the coding sequence ATGTTAAATTATAAAAAGTATATTTTTTTTTATAATAATAATATTAATAAAAATAATATTTATTATTATTTAGTTTTAGATAAAAAATTTTTTAATTATATATATATATTATATAATAATAAAAATAAAAATATTATTAATTATATATATATATTAAATAATATTTATATATTATTTTTAAATAATAATTTATTTTATTTATTAAATAAAATATATAAATATAATTTTTATAATATTTATACTATTAATAATAATATATTTAAATTAGTTTTAACTGTTATTGGTATAAATTATAAATTTTATTATTTAAAAAAATATAATATTTTAATTTTTAAATTAAAATATAATCATAAAATTATAATTAAATTACCTAATATAGTATTATGTAATATTTATGTTAATAAAAATATGATTGAATTATGTAGTTATAATTTATTTATATTAAATTCAATAGGTAAATTAATAAATTCTTTTCAATTTATAAATAAATATAAAGAATTAGGTATAAAATTAAGTAATTAA